The following proteins are encoded in a genomic region of Mahella australiensis 50-1 BON:
- a CDS encoding S-methyl-5'-thioadenosine phosphorylase produces the protein MEPKADIGVFGGSGFYTFLDNVEEVELDTPYGRPSDAIAIAEVNGKKVAFLPRHGKDHRYPPHMIPYRANLYAMKQLGVKQIIAPTASGSLQPDIKPGDFVVCDQFVDRTWGRKDTYYDGPVTRHISSADPYCPQLRLLAIDVAKEMGITVHEAGTIVIIQGPRFSTRAESQWFHKMDWHVINMTQYPECMLARELGICYVNISLITDYDAGLEGRDDIKPVTEQEVLRVFDQNNDKVKQLIYNMIERMDISVHCSCHDAAQ, from the coding sequence ATGGAACCTAAAGCGGATATAGGCGTATTTGGCGGTTCGGGTTTCTATACATTTTTAGATAACGTTGAGGAAGTGGAGCTCGATACGCCTTATGGGCGCCCCAGCGATGCCATAGCTATAGCAGAGGTGAATGGCAAAAAGGTGGCGTTTTTGCCGAGACACGGCAAAGACCATCGTTATCCGCCACATATGATACCGTACAGAGCTAACTTATACGCTATGAAACAATTGGGTGTTAAGCAGATCATAGCGCCTACGGCTTCAGGCAGTCTGCAGCCCGATATAAAACCGGGCGATTTCGTGGTATGCGATCAATTTGTGGATAGGACATGGGGAAGGAAGGATACCTATTATGACGGTCCGGTAACTCGGCATATAAGCTCGGCGGACCCATATTGTCCACAATTGCGCCTACTAGCGATAGATGTGGCGAAAGAGATGGGCATAACGGTACATGAGGCGGGTACCATAGTTATAATACAAGGTCCTCGTTTTTCCACTAGAGCGGAGAGTCAGTGGTTTCATAAGATGGATTGGCATGTTATAAATATGACTCAATATCCTGAATGCATGTTGGCCAGAGAACTCGGTATATGTTATGTAAATATATCGCTTATAACCGACTATGATGCCGGTTTAGAGGGCCGCGATGATATAAAACCGGTGACCGAGCAGGAGGTTCTGCGCGTATTTGATCAAAACAATGATAAGGTAAAACAACTTATATATAATATGATAGAGCGCATGGACATAAGCGTTCATTGCAGCTGCCATGATGCTGCACAATAG
- a CDS encoding LemA family protein has translation MTWIVIIAVILILAIVLISSYNNLVNMEENVNSNWSQVDNMLQRRADLIPNLVETVKGYAAHEQAVFDSVNQARESLLAAQTAGEAAQADQALNSALGRLLAIAENYPELKANQNFIALQDELAGTENRIAVSRRDYNNAAQQYNAAIRRFPTNIIAGLFGFEQKEYFQAEEGAQKAPQVDFSE, from the coding sequence ATAACATGGATTGTCATAATAGCTGTAATATTGATATTGGCTATTGTATTGATAAGCAGCTATAATAATCTGGTCAACATGGAAGAAAACGTAAATAGCAACTGGAGCCAGGTTGATAATATGCTGCAGCGGCGAGCTGATTTAATACCCAATCTTGTGGAAACAGTCAAAGGATATGCGGCCCATGAACAGGCTGTATTTGACAGTGTAAATCAGGCCAGAGAAAGCCTCTTGGCCGCTCAAACGGCAGGTGAAGCAGCCCAAGCCGATCAGGCATTAAACAGCGCTTTAGGAAGATTACTTGCCATAGCGGAAAACTATCCAGAGCTTAAAGCCAATCAAAATTTTATAGCGCTGCAAGATGAGTTAGCCGGTACAGAGAATCGCATAGCAGTATCCCGTCGCGATTATAATAATGCCGCCCAGCAATACAATGCTGCTATACGTCGTTTCCCTACCAATATAATAGCAGGCCTATTCGGCTTTGAGCAGAAAGAATATTTCCAGGCCGAAGAGGGGGCTCAAAAAGCTCCCCAGGTGGATTTTTCCGAATAA
- a CDS encoding phasin family protein: MKDKLKKAFLIGIGAMAATGEKIDELVDELVAKGDVTAEEGKKILDEYKEKVKANQQDMSNKVKEELSKMLDKMNLATKKDLEEIKVRLDAIERKLNDGPQ; the protein is encoded by the coding sequence ATGAAAGATAAACTAAAAAAAGCATTTTTAATCGGCATAGGTGCTATGGCGGCTACAGGAGAGAAGATAGACGAGTTGGTGGACGAGCTGGTAGCTAAAGGGGATGTTACTGCTGAAGAGGGCAAGAAGATACTCGATGAGTATAAGGAGAAGGTTAAGGCTAATCAGCAGGATATGAGCAATAAGGTCAAAGAGGAATTGAGCAAAATGCTGGATAAGATGAACCTGGCTACAAAAAAGGATTTAGAGGAAATAAAAGTAAGATTGGACGCTATAGAGCGTAAATTGAACGATGGTCCTCAATAA
- the rnr gene encoding ribonuclease R: MNIKEKLLEIMGQSDYTPKTAVQLMDIMGIERADKKSFLSVLDAMEREGSIVRTKTKKYGLPKRLGYVTGRFQANAKGFGFIIPDDGSQKDVYVSADDINGAMNGDRVMAKILFSDGDRSREGQIVQILERANERIVGTIEKSQHFAVLVPDDPRLHTTVLIPDDALNGAQDGYKVVIQVTRWPRGRIGAEGRVIEVLGHKDDVGTDILSIIRQYELPEEFPQEVMEEAASVPQAVSQKDMHGREDLRDLHIVTIDGEDAKDLDDAVSISLLPNGHFLLGVHIADVSHYVKEGSALDKEALSRGCSVYPVDRVIPMLPPALSNGICSLNPRVDRLTLSVFMEIDSKGNVVEHRFTTSVIKTCERMTYTDVTKLLTEPDDGLMDRYGYLIDDFKLMEQLRGILRQRRRERGSIDFDIDEAQIKLDLSGKPTDVLLHSRGIADEIIEEFMLVCNETVAEHMFWTQVPFIYRVHEEPDPEKILAFNDFIHNLGYHLKGIGGKIHPKALQDLLNEVKGTEEEAVVNSVLLRSLQRARYDTENIGHFGLAARYYTHFTSPIRRYPDLMIHRIIKDMLYGRLTPKRVEHLAQVLPSIAQQSSQRERVAQQVEWDTEDLKKAEYMMDKIGQTFDGIISGITHYGMYVQLENTIEGLIHVSALDDDYYVYNEKHYCFIGEHTRKIYRLGDKVRVKVAKVDLSTRNIDFVMDEGE, encoded by the coding sequence ATGAACATAAAAGAAAAACTATTAGAGATTATGGGCCAATCCGATTATACGCCCAAGACGGCAGTTCAATTAATGGATATTATGGGAATAGAGAGGGCAGACAAAAAAAGCTTTCTATCTGTGCTGGATGCTATGGAGAGAGAAGGCTCTATAGTAAGGACCAAAACTAAAAAATACGGTTTGCCCAAGAGATTGGGATATGTTACCGGAAGGTTTCAAGCTAATGCTAAGGGATTTGGGTTTATAATACCGGATGATGGTAGTCAGAAAGACGTATATGTATCAGCTGATGATATAAACGGTGCCATGAATGGCGACCGCGTAATGGCTAAAATACTGTTCAGCGATGGCGATCGCTCGCGCGAAGGACAAATAGTACAAATCCTTGAAAGAGCCAACGAGAGAATAGTAGGCACTATAGAAAAAAGCCAGCATTTTGCAGTTCTGGTTCCAGATGATCCGAGGTTGCATACGACTGTCCTCATACCAGACGATGCATTGAATGGGGCTCAAGATGGCTATAAAGTGGTGATACAGGTGACGAGGTGGCCGCGTGGACGCATTGGGGCTGAAGGGCGAGTTATAGAGGTTCTCGGTCACAAGGATGATGTCGGTACAGATATTTTATCTATAATACGTCAATATGAATTGCCAGAAGAATTTCCTCAGGAAGTGATGGAGGAAGCCGCTTCTGTGCCGCAAGCTGTCTCCCAAAAGGACATGCATGGCAGGGAGGATTTACGAGATCTTCATATAGTTACTATAGATGGAGAAGATGCAAAAGATCTAGATGATGCCGTATCCATATCATTGTTGCCAAATGGCCACTTCTTGCTCGGTGTTCATATAGCGGATGTCAGCCATTATGTAAAGGAGGGCAGCGCGCTCGATAAAGAGGCGTTATCCAGAGGATGCAGCGTGTACCCTGTAGACCGCGTCATACCTATGCTTCCACCGGCTTTGTCCAACGGTATATGCAGCCTTAATCCGCGTGTGGATCGCTTAACGCTTTCTGTATTTATGGAAATAGATAGTAAGGGCAATGTGGTCGAACATAGGTTTACCACCAGCGTTATTAAAACTTGCGAACGGATGACGTATACTGATGTGACAAAGCTGCTTACTGAGCCGGACGATGGGTTAATGGACAGATATGGTTATCTCATTGATGATTTTAAGCTAATGGAACAATTACGAGGCATATTGAGGCAGCGGCGTCGGGAAAGGGGAAGCATAGATTTCGATATAGATGAGGCTCAAATAAAACTGGATTTAAGCGGTAAACCTACTGATGTCTTGCTACACTCGCGTGGTATAGCCGATGAGATAATAGAAGAATTTATGCTGGTGTGCAACGAAACGGTGGCTGAGCACATGTTTTGGACGCAAGTGCCTTTTATCTATCGAGTTCATGAAGAGCCCGATCCGGAAAAGATACTGGCTTTTAACGATTTTATACACAATCTAGGTTATCATTTAAAGGGCATAGGAGGCAAAATACATCCCAAAGCGCTCCAAGACCTTTTAAATGAGGTGAAAGGCACCGAGGAGGAAGCGGTAGTTAACAGCGTGTTATTGCGATCGTTGCAAAGAGCGAGATATGATACTGAAAATATAGGGCACTTTGGATTGGCCGCACGTTATTATACGCATTTTACATCGCCTATAAGGCGGTATCCGGACCTGATGATCCATCGTATAATAAAGGATATGTTGTATGGCAGGCTCACACCTAAACGTGTGGAACATCTTGCTCAAGTATTACCGTCCATAGCTCAACAATCATCGCAGAGGGAAAGGGTGGCACAGCAGGTTGAGTGGGATACTGAGGATTTAAAGAAAGCCGAATATATGATGGACAAAATAGGCCAAACCTTTGATGGTATTATATCCGGTATCACCCATTACGGCATGTATGTGCAGTTGGAAAACACCATAGAGGGTCTTATACATGTAAGCGCCTTAGATGATGACTATTATGTATATAATGAAAAACACTACTGTTTTATAGGAGAGCATACCAGAAAGATATATCGTTTAGGCGATAAAGTCAGGGTAAAGGTAGCCAAGGTGGATCTTTCAACGCGCAATATAGACTTTGTCATGGACGAAGGGGAATAA
- the ubiB gene encoding 2-polyprenylphenol 6-hydroxylase, translated as MKNPLEKRYMHWRRYAEVVNVLFKYGFGFIADRIGITSILFNIRNRVKGTKISTLSGPQRVRLMLEEMGPLFMKLGQILSVRPDLIPEEYIRELSKLQDAGPELLFDVIKTAIEKEIGSSIENIFAYIDPQPIAAASIAQVHKGILKDDSEVIIKIQRPDIDDIVEADLAILKEIAGLMEARMPESRRYQPMGIVNELSRSIRRELDFVREGMNIDHFRRNFEGYTEIYVPKVYWEYTTKHMLVMEYIDGVKVNEIEKIDAMGLDRKTIAENGARAIMKQIFEDGFFHADPHPGNIFIIRDGRIAFIDFGMMGRLTKEDQEHVVDLISAVINRDVNGIIEAFFNIGVLSKDVDLRGFYIDVTELLEKYYEKTLAEINMGELINETVSMAFRYGISLPSQFTLLDKSLMTIEGVAKQLYPEVNVFELARPFVTNMMRKRHFSKEAVKERLDEIYDSADSLFKISPVALDVLNKLSKGEAEVKFQLEGLDKAVSRFNRMVNRLINALIISAVIIGSAVIVGVEGSSIYVPLSTIGTVGFIVAGIAGIWLLIDILRSGHM; from the coding sequence ATGAAAAATCCGCTGGAAAAACGATACATGCATTGGCGGCGCTATGCAGAAGTAGTCAATGTGCTGTTTAAGTATGGCTTTGGTTTCATAGCCGATAGGATAGGTATAACCAGTATATTGTTCAATATACGAAATCGCGTTAAAGGTACTAAGATAAGCACTTTGTCCGGACCGCAAAGAGTTCGCCTTATGTTGGAAGAAATGGGTCCCCTTTTCATGAAGCTTGGGCAAATCCTCAGTGTAAGGCCGGATCTGATACCTGAAGAGTACATACGGGAATTAAGCAAACTCCAGGATGCAGGTCCGGAATTGCTGTTTGATGTGATAAAAACGGCTATAGAAAAAGAGATCGGTTCATCGATAGAGAATATTTTCGCATATATAGATCCTCAACCTATAGCGGCAGCTTCTATAGCACAGGTACATAAGGGGATACTTAAGGATGACAGCGAGGTTATAATAAAAATACAGCGTCCGGACATAGATGACATAGTGGAGGCTGATTTGGCGATATTAAAAGAAATAGCCGGATTAATGGAGGCTAGGATGCCTGAAAGCAGGCGTTATCAGCCTATGGGTATAGTAAACGAATTATCGCGTTCGATACGCCGCGAACTGGATTTCGTAAGAGAAGGCATGAACATAGATCATTTTAGACGTAATTTTGAAGGGTACACCGAAATATATGTGCCTAAAGTGTATTGGGAGTATACCACAAAGCACATGCTCGTAATGGAATATATAGATGGTGTGAAAGTAAATGAAATAGAAAAGATAGATGCTATGGGTTTAGATCGCAAAACTATAGCCGAAAATGGTGCCAGAGCCATTATGAAACAGATATTTGAAGACGGTTTTTTTCATGCCGATCCTCACCCGGGAAATATATTTATAATACGCGATGGCCGTATAGCATTTATAGATTTTGGGATGATGGGCAGATTAACAAAAGAGGATCAGGAGCATGTGGTGGATCTTATATCAGCGGTAATCAATAGGGACGTAAATGGCATAATAGAAGCTTTTTTTAATATAGGAGTGCTATCCAAAGACGTGGATCTGCGCGGGTTTTATATAGATGTTACGGAATTGTTAGAAAAGTACTATGAAAAAACATTGGCCGAGATAAATATGGGTGAATTGATAAATGAAACCGTAAGTATGGCGTTCCGATATGGCATAAGCTTGCCGTCGCAATTTACCCTGTTGGATAAATCATTGATGACCATAGAAGGTGTAGCAAAGCAATTATACCCTGAAGTGAACGTATTTGAATTAGCCAGGCCTTTTGTAACCAATATGATGCGCAAAAGGCACTTTTCGAAGGAGGCTGTTAAGGAACGTCTGGATGAAATATACGATAGCGCAGATTCTTTATTCAAGATATCGCCTGTAGCTTTGGATGTATTGAACAAGCTATCCAAAGGAGAAGCCGAAGTGAAATTTCAACTGGAAGGATTGGATAAGGCGGTATCGCGCTTTAACCGTATGGTAAACAGGCTTATAAATGCATTGATCATCTCTGCTGTCATAATAGGTTCAGCCGTTATTGTGGGAGTAGAGGGCAGCAGCATCTATGTTCCTTTATCCACTATAGGCACCGTAGGGTTTATAGTGGCCGGGATAGCTGGTATATGGCTGCTGATTGATATATTGCGTTCCGGACATATGTGA
- the rapZ gene encoding RNase adapter RapZ — protein sequence MRFVIVTGLSGAGKSQTLHFMEDFGFFCVDNLPPLLIPKFAELCFQSRGNIDKIAVVTDIRGGQFFNDMAECLSVLKQQGYPYEILFLEASDQVLIKRFKETRRRHPLASEGRVAYAIAEERSRLQYIKEKATYIIDTSDLLPKQLKEQLHHLFVENERYEGMTISLISFGYKYGLPLDADLVFDVRFLPNPFYVPSLKEHTGLEESVREYVLKQPETPIFISKLKDLLSFLIPGYIKEGKNELVIAVGCTGGMHRSVTIAEVIKEYLMAQGYKVMVEHRDINERR from the coding sequence ATGAGATTTGTAATAGTTACAGGTTTATCAGGGGCAGGAAAGAGCCAAACACTTCATTTTATGGAAGATTTCGGTTTTTTCTGCGTGGATAATTTGCCACCATTGTTGATCCCAAAATTTGCAGAATTGTGTTTTCAATCCAGAGGTAATATAGATAAAATAGCAGTGGTTACCGATATACGTGGAGGCCAATTCTTCAATGATATGGCCGAATGCTTATCAGTGCTGAAACAACAGGGTTACCCGTATGAAATATTATTCCTGGAAGCCTCGGATCAGGTACTAATAAAACGCTTTAAAGAAACCAGACGCCGCCACCCACTAGCCAGTGAGGGAAGAGTGGCTTATGCTATAGCCGAAGAGCGGAGTCGCCTTCAATATATAAAAGAGAAGGCTACTTATATAATAGATACCAGCGATCTATTGCCCAAACAGCTTAAAGAACAACTGCATCATCTGTTTGTTGAGAACGAGCGATACGAAGGTATGACAATATCTCTAATATCCTTCGGGTATAAGTATGGACTTCCTTTGGATGCCGACCTTGTATTTGACGTAAGATTTTTACCGAATCCGTTTTATGTGCCTAGTCTTAAGGAGCATACAGGTTTGGAGGAAAGCGTGCGCGAATATGTACTCAAACAGCCGGAAACTCCTATTTTTATATCCAAGTTAAAGGATTTGTTGAGTTTCTTGATACCTGGTTATATAAAAGAAGGCAAAAACGAGCTGGTTATAGCTGTAGGATGTACCGGAGGCATGCACCGCTCGGTGACTATAGCAGAGGTTATAAAGGAATATTTGATGGCTCAAGGATATAAAGTAATGGTAGAACATAGAGATATAAATGAGAGAAGGTGA
- a CDS encoding carbohydrate kinase family protein, which yields MGRDQGGRGAKSIVSKAATVYTIGEALIDFIPDERGVPLKQVSMFQRAPGGAPANVACAVSRLGGTSAFIGKLGADAFGDFLLDTLNSAGVNTNYISRTNQANTALAFVSLKADGNREFMFYRNPSADMLLSGDEIDSEWFSGKDILHFGSVDLIEAPVKYAHIKAINSIKSKDGLVSFDPNVRLALWDDAQRCRETINDFIPYADILKISDEELEFITGIAEEPKAIASLFVGDVKVVAYTKGAQGAELYTKDFNISVPARKVEVVDTTGAGDAFTGAFLYKLLHNLEGLCSINKDAAYEMLDFANKAASISVMRKGAISSIPTLDEIISCIG from the coding sequence ATGGGCAGGGACCAAGGTGGTAGAGGTGCAAAAAGCATCGTGAGCAAAGCTGCAACGGTTTATACTATAGGTGAAGCGCTTATAGATTTTATACCGGATGAAAGAGGTGTGCCGCTTAAGCAGGTTAGTATGTTTCAAAGGGCACCTGGTGGAGCTCCAGCAAATGTTGCTTGTGCGGTAAGCAGGCTTGGAGGTACCAGCGCTTTTATAGGCAAGCTTGGTGCTGATGCTTTTGGAGATTTTCTTCTGGATACGCTAAATAGTGCTGGCGTTAATACAAACTATATAAGTAGAACGAATCAAGCCAATACTGCACTCGCTTTTGTAAGTCTCAAGGCCGATGGGAATAGGGAATTCATGTTTTATAGGAATCCGAGCGCTGATATGTTATTATCCGGAGATGAAATTGATAGCGAATGGTTCTCAGGAAAAGATATACTTCATTTCGGTTCCGTTGACCTTATAGAAGCTCCTGTTAAGTATGCACATATAAAAGCGATAAATAGCATTAAATCAAAAGACGGCCTGGTAAGCTTTGATCCTAATGTAAGGCTTGCTTTATGGGATGATGCGCAACGGTGCAGAGAAACTATAAACGATTTTATACCATATGCGGATATTTTAAAGATAAGCGATGAGGAGCTTGAATTTATAACAGGTATAGCCGAAGAGCCAAAGGCCATAGCGTCTTTATTTGTAGGTGATGTAAAGGTTGTAGCGTATACTAAAGGTGCTCAGGGTGCCGAGCTTTATACAAAAGATTTTAATATATCCGTGCCCGCCCGAAAGGTAGAGGTCGTCGATACTACCGGTGCCGGGGATGCCTTTACGGGGGCGTTTTTGTATAAGCTATTGCATAATTTGGAGGGCTTATGCTCTATAAACAAAGATGCGGCGTATGAGATGCTAGATTTTGCTAACAAGGCCGCTTCTATAAGCGTTATGCGGAAAGGCGCAATAAGCTCGATCCCGACGCTGGATGAAATAATAAGTTGCATTGGTTGA
- a CDS encoding RDD family protein: MYKKADNVRRAFAFIIDVAITYLVALIPFIGGVIGFFYMLLRDGLLDGQSIGKKLLDIKVVTDHGAVTYGDSVKRNIIFAIPSLFMIIPIIGQIIGGIIGVIIYVVEIVKAMNDAEGKRYGDVWAGTKVVEVQKAS; the protein is encoded by the coding sequence ATGTATAAAAAAGCGGATAATGTGCGCAGGGCCTTTGCCTTTATAATCGATGTGGCAATAACCTATTTGGTGGCCTTAATACCGTTTATAGGTGGCGTTATTGGTTTTTTCTACATGCTTTTAAGAGACGGTCTGTTAGACGGGCAAAGTATTGGCAAAAAGTTGCTTGACATTAAAGTGGTGACTGACCATGGTGCCGTTACATATGGCGATTCTGTTAAAAGAAATATAATCTTCGCCATACCAAGCCTGTTTATGATCATACCGATTATAGGACAGATTATAGGCGGTATCATTGGAGTAATAATATATGTGGTTGAGATCGTTAAGGCTATGAATGATGCCGAAGGGAAGCGCTATGGTGATGTATGGGCAGGGACCAAGGTGGTAGAGGTGCAAAAAGCATCGTGA
- the secG gene encoding preprotein translocase subunit SecG: MLKNVLMALYIIASIVLIVVVLMQSGKTAGLSGSIAGGAETFFGKNKARTYDAKLKRLTKYAAVVFIVLSLVLVLLQ; encoded by the coding sequence ATATTAAAGAATGTTCTTATGGCGTTGTATATAATCGCCAGTATTGTTTTAATCGTTGTCGTTTTGATGCAGTCGGGCAAGACGGCTGGTTTATCGGGCAGTATCGCAGGTGGAGCCGAAACATTCTTTGGCAAAAACAAGGCACGTACTTATGATGCAAAATTAAAGCGCCTGACCAAGTATGCTGCTGTAGTTTTTATAGTGCTGTCGCTTGTATTGGTATTGCTACAATAG
- a CDS encoding class II aldolase/adducin family protein: MKKTAPNSTIIHICQKLNQRNLITAYGGNVSMRIGNKVIITPTKFALAELGEDDLVVIDMDGNVLFGVHKPSSETHLHLEIYKAREDVNGIVHTHPAATTAFAYTGEPIIPINPESMQYLSNMITVPYYPFGSAELANAAGQAAMNAHALILERHGIVALGEDLYAAYNLTELVEQTALMNLYLRILKGGV, from the coding sequence ATGAAAAAAACTGCTCCTAACAGTACTATTATACACATATGCCAGAAGTTGAACCAACGTAACCTTATTACCGCATATGGCGGCAATGTGAGCATGCGTATTGGCAACAAGGTTATTATAACTCCGACGAAATTCGCATTGGCCGAATTGGGAGAGGATGACCTTGTGGTTATAGACATGGACGGTAATGTGCTTTTTGGCGTGCATAAGCCATCGTCTGAGACTCATCTTCACCTTGAGATATACAAGGCTAGGGAGGATGTAAACGGTATAGTGCATACGCATCCTGCAGCTACTACTGCATTCGCCTATACGGGAGAACCGATAATACCTATTAATCCGGAAAGCATGCAGTATCTTTCTAACATGATAACGGTGCCTTATTATCCGTTTGGCAGCGCTGAATTGGCTAATGCGGCGGGGCAGGCGGCGATGAATGCCCATGCCCTTATATTGGAGCGCCATGGTATAGTGGCTTTGGGTGAGGACCTATATGCCGCTTATAACCTTACAGAGCTGGTAGAGCAAACGGCTCTTATGAACCTTTATTTGAGAATACTCAAAGGCGGTGTATAA
- the mtnA gene encoding S-methyl-5-thioribose-1-phosphate isomerase, with protein sequence MTNTLEWTGSSLKLIDQTVLPLKERIIECRSYEDVADAIKTMKVRGAPAIGVTAAYGMVLGAMGIETADASAFMQRLNYIADVIKSTRPTAVNLFWAVDKILTVAQQASKTSSVEIIKEAMQREADQMAKDDIEANKAMGEFGQVLLNDGDSVLTHCNAGALATVGYGTALGVIRAAVAHGKKISVYADETRPFLQGARLTAWELARDGIDVTVIADNMAGYLMRNGKIDKVIVGADRIAVNGDTANKIGTYSVAVLAHHHQIPFYVAAPVSTIDKTLPDGSYIPIEQRDPKEMIYVNGVQIMPDDVKVINPAFDVTPHDYISAIITEKGILYPPYNIMNIDA encoded by the coding sequence ATGACGAATACGCTGGAATGGACTGGTAGCAGTCTGAAGCTTATAGATCAAACTGTACTGCCATTGAAAGAGAGAATAATAGAATGCCGCAGTTATGAAGATGTGGCTGATGCCATAAAAACCATGAAGGTCCGCGGGGCGCCAGCTATAGGCGTTACGGCGGCGTACGGCATGGTGTTAGGCGCTATGGGGATAGAAACAGCCGATGCCAGCGCTTTTATGCAACGCCTCAATTATATAGCAGATGTTATAAAATCTACCAGGCCCACGGCCGTTAACCTGTTTTGGGCTGTGGACAAAATTCTTACAGTGGCTCAGCAGGCTTCTAAAACTAGCTCTGTTGAGATTATAAAAGAGGCCATGCAGCGAGAAGCAGATCAAATGGCCAAAGATGATATAGAAGCCAACAAAGCTATGGGAGAATTTGGGCAGGTTTTGTTAAATGACGGCGATAGCGTGCTTACGCATTGCAATGCCGGTGCTCTTGCTACGGTGGGTTACGGTACAGCGTTAGGGGTTATCCGCGCGGCGGTAGCTCATGGCAAAAAGATATCGGTTTATGCTGATGAGACGAGGCCGTTCCTACAAGGAGCGCGCTTGACGGCGTGGGAATTAGCCAGAGATGGCATAGATGTAACGGTTATAGCCGATAATATGGCGGGATACCTCATGAGAAACGGCAAAATAGATAAAGTAATAGTAGGGGCTGACAGAATAGCTGTCAATGGGGATACTGCCAATAAGATAGGTACTTACAGCGTGGCGGTCTTAGCGCACCATCATCAAATACCATTTTATGTAGCTGCCCCTGTGTCTACGATAGACAAGACCTTGCCTGATGGCAGTTATATACCTATAGAGCAAAGGGATCCCAAGGAAATGATATATGTCAACGGCGTGCAGATAATGCCGGATGATGTAAAGGTTATCAATCCAGCATTTGATGTTACTCCACATGATTATATTTCAGCTATAATAACGGAAAAAGGCATTTTATATCCACCTTATAATATAATGAATATCGATGCTTAA
- a CDS encoding HDIG domain-containing metalloprotein, with protein MTRQEALELVQQHIKEENLLKHVLATEAIMKALAKKLGQDEEKWGLVGLLHDIDYEEVDQDPARHGIVGADLLEGIGMDADIVHAVKAHNEYHGIDRVTLMDKALYAADPMTGFITAVSLVLPSKNVADVTVKQVKKKLKDKAFARGASREQINSCDQLGITLDEFIEISLDAMRQMVNINA; from the coding sequence TTGACGAGACAAGAGGCTTTAGAACTGGTACAACAGCACATTAAAGAAGAAAATCTTTTAAAACATGTGTTGGCGACCGAGGCTATAATGAAGGCACTGGCTAAAAAGCTGGGACAGGATGAGGAAAAATGGGGCTTGGTTGGTCTGTTACATGATATAGATTATGAAGAAGTGGATCAGGACCCGGCCAGGCATGGTATAGTAGGCGCCGATCTTTTGGAAGGCATAGGCATGGATGCTGATATAGTGCATGCTGTTAAGGCTCATAATGAATACCATGGTATAGATAGGGTAACACTAATGGACAAGGCACTGTATGCAGCTGATCCTATGACTGGTTTTATAACGGCTGTATCCTTAGTATTACCTAGCAAGAACGTAGCTGACGTAACCGTGAAACAGGTAAAGAAAAAATTGAAAGATAAAGCTTTTGCCCGAGGTGCCAGCAGGGAGCAGATAAACAGCTGCGATCAATTGGGCATTACTTTGGATGAATTTATAGAGATATCGTTGGATGCTATGCGACAAATGGTCAACATAAATGCATGA